One genomic window of Trichlorobacter lovleyi includes the following:
- the rpsL gene encoding 30S ribosomal protein S12 — MPTINQLIRQGREKKRDKSTAPALKSCPQKRGVCTRVYTTTPKKPNSALRKVARVRLTNGIEVTSYIPGVGHNLQEHSVVLIRGGRVKDLPGVRYHIVRGTLDSVGVKGRMQGRSKYGAKRPK, encoded by the coding sequence ATGCCAACGATCAATCAGTTGATTCGTCAGGGTAGGGAAAAAAAGAGAGATAAGTCTACTGCACCGGCTTTGAAGAGCTGCCCGCAGAAGCGTGGTGTTTGCACCAGGGTTTATACTACGACGCCTAAGAAGCCTAACTCTGCTCTTCGTAAGGTTGCTCGTGTTCGCTTGACAAACGGGATTGAGGTTACTTCCTATATTCCGGGTGTTGGTCATAACCTGCAGGAGCACTCGGTTGTGTTGATTCGTGGCGGCCGGGTGAAGGACTTGCCGGGTGTTCGTTATCATATCGTTCGGGGTACGCTTGATTCTGTAGGTGTTAAGGGTCGTATGCAGGGTCGTTCCAAGTACGGCGCCAAGCGTCCTAAGTAA
- the rpoC gene encoding DNA-directed RNA polymerase subunit beta' has product MEDYFTGSFFDKPKDPLHFSAIRISISSPEKIRERSFGEVKKPETINYRTFKPERDGLFCAKIFGPTKDYECNCGKYKRMKHRGIICEKCGVEVIPSKVRRERLGHIDLATPVAHIWFLKSLPSRIGNLLDITLKDLERVLYFEAFAITDPGTTPLKFCEVLSEDKFLKAQEEYGIDAFEGGMGAEAVRKCLQALELDELAVQLRMEMMESTSEAKRKKVAKRLKVVEAFKQSGNKPEWMILECIPVLPPELRPLVPLDGGRFATSDLNDLYRRVINRNNRLKRLCELQAPEVIIRNEKRMLQEAVDALFDNGRRGRAIAGPNKRPLKSLSDMLKGKSGRFRQNLLGKRVDYSGRSVIVVGPELKLHQCGLPKKMALELFKPFIYNKLEERGYVTTIKSAKKMVEKERPEVWDVLEEVIREHPVMLNRAPTLHRLGIQAFEPVLIEGKAIQLHPLVCTAFNADFDGDQMAVHLPLSIESQVETRVLMMSTNNILSPAHGKPIIVPSQDMVLGTYYMTRERIGAKGERTTFASPEEVRIAFDHGEVDMQARVKVRMIDAPDNPDEKPQLVDTTVGRIILREVLPPQVPFSAINKVMNKKELSNLIDTCYRLAGNKETVILADRLKETGFRYANLAGISICIDDMVIPEGKQAIIDRANEEVQEIQNQYTEGLITDGERYNKVIDIWAKSTEEIAKEMLGNLSKEIVVDSDGKEVEIPSFNAIHMMADSGARGSAQQIRQLAGMRGLMAKPSGEIIETPITANFREGLTVLQYFISTHGARKGLADTALKTANSGYLTRRLVDVAQDAIITEDDCGTLDGLTVSSLTEGGEVIEHIGDRILGRVALDDIHDPITDEILVEANQEIDENLVKKIEDAGLEKVKMRSVLTCQSKRGICAKCYGRDLARGHIVNMGEAVGVIAAQSIGEPGTQLTMRTFHIGGTASRAAEQTSLEARYEGLVKYINLHTVVNAEGFHIVMSRNGEVAVVDETGRERERYGVVYGAKLKIAPEGAVKAGETLAEWDPYTMPILTEVGGRVKFGDIIEGVTMEEKLDDVTGLSRKEIVETKDSDKRPRIAIKDAGESGGTIGRYYLPVGAIINVTEDTVICGGDIIAKIPRETTKTKDITGGLPRVAELFEARKPKDFAVITEIDGKVNFGKDSKGKRKVVVTPELGEPKEYLIPKGKHISVHEGDYVRAGEPLMDGSSNPHDILRVLGVKELAKYLVDEVQEVYRLQGVKINDKHIEVIVRQMLRRVRIKEVGDTNLLIDDQVERYVFEEENAKAFAEGKRPATAEPLLLGITKASLSTESFISAASFQETTKVLTQAAIEGKVDALRGLKENVIMGRLIPAGTGIPRYRHLRLHVEEQAGELAVPQADATLDLDDEQQAA; this is encoded by the coding sequence GTGGAAGATTATTTCACAGGAAGCTTCTTCGATAAACCAAAAGATCCCCTGCATTTTTCAGCTATTCGTATCTCCATCTCCTCACCGGAGAAGATTCGGGAGCGTTCCTTTGGTGAAGTGAAAAAGCCGGAGACGATTAACTATCGGACCTTCAAGCCGGAGCGTGATGGCTTGTTCTGTGCCAAAATATTTGGACCGACCAAGGATTACGAGTGTAACTGCGGCAAATATAAGCGAATGAAGCACCGCGGTATTATCTGCGAGAAGTGCGGCGTCGAGGTTATTCCCTCCAAGGTGCGCCGTGAACGGCTTGGACATATTGATCTCGCTACCCCGGTGGCGCATATCTGGTTCCTCAAGTCGCTACCTTCCCGGATCGGCAATCTGCTCGATATTACTCTCAAGGATCTTGAACGGGTGCTGTATTTCGAGGCTTTTGCCATCACTGACCCTGGTACAACGCCACTCAAGTTCTGTGAGGTGTTGTCAGAGGATAAGTTTCTCAAGGCCCAGGAAGAGTATGGCATTGATGCCTTTGAAGGCGGCATGGGTGCAGAAGCCGTACGGAAGTGTCTACAGGCGTTGGAGCTCGATGAGCTGGCAGTTCAACTGCGGATGGAGATGATGGAGTCCACCAGCGAGGCCAAGCGCAAGAAGGTGGCCAAGCGTCTTAAGGTGGTAGAGGCCTTCAAGCAGTCTGGCAATAAGCCCGAATGGATGATCCTGGAATGCATTCCGGTATTGCCACCGGAATTGCGTCCTCTGGTGCCGCTGGATGGCGGACGTTTTGCCACCTCTGATCTGAACGACCTCTATCGTCGTGTTATCAACCGGAATAACCGCCTTAAGCGTCTTTGTGAACTGCAGGCCCCGGAGGTGATCATCCGTAACGAAAAGCGGATGCTGCAGGAGGCGGTTGATGCCCTGTTTGACAACGGTCGCCGTGGCCGCGCTATTGCCGGCCCCAACAAGCGTCCGCTCAAGTCGCTGTCTGACATGCTCAAGGGTAAATCCGGCCGTTTCCGTCAGAACCTGTTGGGTAAGCGGGTCGACTACTCCGGCCGTTCCGTTATTGTTGTCGGTCCTGAACTGAAGTTGCACCAGTGCGGTCTGCCCAAGAAAATGGCTCTGGAGCTGTTCAAGCCGTTTATTTATAACAAGCTCGAAGAGCGTGGCTATGTTACCACCATCAAGAGTGCCAAGAAGATGGTGGAAAAGGAACGTCCCGAAGTGTGGGATGTGCTGGAAGAAGTAATCCGGGAACACCCGGTCATGTTGAACCGTGCACCAACCCTGCACAGACTCGGCATACAGGCCTTTGAGCCGGTTTTGATCGAAGGTAAGGCCATTCAGCTGCACCCACTGGTCTGTACTGCCTTCAACGCCGACTTTGACGGTGACCAGATGGCCGTGCACCTGCCGCTTTCCATTGAAAGTCAGGTGGAAACCAGGGTGTTGATGATGTCCACCAACAATATCCTCTCCCCGGCTCACGGCAAGCCGATTATCGTGCCTTCGCAGGATATGGTTCTTGGAACCTATTACATGACCAGGGAGCGGATTGGCGCTAAAGGCGAGAGGACGACTTTTGCCTCTCCCGAAGAAGTGCGTATCGCCTTTGACCATGGTGAGGTTGATATGCAGGCACGGGTCAAAGTGCGGATGATTGATGCACCTGACAACCCGGATGAGAAGCCGCAACTGGTTGATACCACCGTCGGCAGGATCATTCTGCGGGAGGTGTTGCCTCCACAGGTTCCTTTCTCGGCAATCAACAAGGTGATGAACAAGAAGGAACTCTCAAACCTGATTGATACCTGCTACCGTCTGGCGGGCAACAAGGAAACGGTTATTCTGGCTGACCGTCTGAAAGAGACCGGTTTCCGCTACGCAAACCTGGCTGGTATCTCAATCTGTATCGATGACATGGTTATTCCTGAAGGTAAACAGGCCATCATAGACAGGGCCAATGAAGAGGTTCAGGAGATTCAAAACCAGTACACCGAAGGTCTGATTACCGATGGTGAACGTTACAACAAGGTTATCGATATCTGGGCCAAATCTACTGAAGAGATCGCCAAGGAGATGTTGGGTAACCTCTCCAAGGAGATCGTTGTTGACAGTGATGGCAAAGAGGTTGAAATCCCCTCCTTTAATGCCATTCACATGATGGCTGACTCAGGCGCACGGGGCTCGGCACAGCAGATTCGCCAGTTGGCCGGTATGCGGGGCTTGATGGCAAAACCGTCCGGCGAAATTATTGAAACTCCGATTACCGCAAACTTCCGTGAGGGGTTGACCGTGTTGCAGTACTTCATCTCAACCCACGGTGCACGGAAGGGTCTTGCCGATACCGCGCTGAAAACGGCAAACTCAGGTTACCTGACCCGTCGTCTGGTTGACGTGGCCCAGGACGCGATCATCACCGAAGATGATTGCGGTACTCTGGACGGCCTGACGGTCAGCTCGCTGACCGAGGGTGGTGAAGTTATTGAGCATATCGGTGACCGTATCCTTGGCCGGGTTGCTCTTGATGATATCCATGACCCGATTACGGACGAGATCCTGGTGGAGGCAAACCAGGAGATTGACGAAAATCTGGTCAAGAAAATCGAAGATGCAGGTCTTGAGAAGGTCAAGATGCGCTCAGTGCTCACCTGCCAGAGTAAACGTGGCATCTGTGCCAAATGTTACGGCCGCGACCTTGCCCGTGGGCATATTGTTAACATGGGTGAGGCAGTTGGTGTTATCGCTGCCCAGTCCATCGGTGAGCCTGGTACCCAGCTGACCATGCGTACCTTCCACATCGGTGGTACTGCATCCCGGGCTGCTGAACAGACTTCACTTGAGGCCCGCTATGAGGGCTTGGTCAAATACATAAATCTGCATACCGTAGTCAATGCAGAAGGTTTCCATATTGTCATGAGCCGTAACGGTGAGGTTGCCGTGGTGGACGAAACCGGCCGTGAACGTGAACGGTACGGTGTTGTTTACGGTGCAAAACTGAAGATTGCTCCGGAGGGGGCGGTCAAGGCAGGTGAAACGCTTGCTGAATGGGATCCGTATACCATGCCGATTCTGACTGAGGTCGGCGGTCGGGTCAAGTTTGGTGACATTATTGAAGGTGTCACTATGGAGGAAAAGCTGGATGATGTCACCGGCCTTTCCCGCAAAGAGATCGTCGAAACCAAGGATTCGGATAAGCGGCCGAGAATTGCCATTAAAGATGCCGGCGAGTCCGGTGGCACCATTGGTCGTTACTATCTGCCTGTTGGTGCCATCATCAACGTAACTGAAGATACGGTCATCTGCGGCGGTGATATCATTGCCAAGATTCCTCGCGAAACAACCAAGACCAAGGATATTACCGGTGGTCTTCCCCGGGTCGCCGAGTTGTTTGAAGCACGTAAACCGAAAGACTTTGCTGTTATTACCGAGATCGACGGTAAGGTTAATTTCGGTAAAGACTCTAAAGGCAAGCGCAAGGTGGTGGTTACACCCGAGCTTGGTGAGCCGAAAGAGTATCTGATTCCCAAAGGCAAGCATATCAGCGTACATGAAGGTGATTACGTCCGTGCCGGTGAACCGCTGATGGATGGCTCGTCAAACCCGCACGACATTCTGCGTGTTCTCGGTGTTAAGGAGCTTGCCAAATATCTGGTCGATGAAGTACAGGAAGTCTACCGTCTGCAAGGCGTTAAGATCAACGATAAGCATATTGAGGTTATCGTACGGCAGATGTTGCGCCGCGTCAGAATCAAGGAGGTCGGTGATACCAACCTGCTGATTGATGATCAGGTTGAACGCTACGTCTTTGAAGAGGAAAATGCCAAGGCCTTTGCTGAAGGGAAGCGTCCTGCAACGGCAGAACCACTTCTGCTTGGTATTACCAAGGCCTCTCTCTCAACTGAGTCATTCATCTCAGCGGCATCGTTCCAGGAAACCACGAAGGTGCTGACACAGGCCGCTATTGAAGGTAAGGTGGATGCCCTGCGCGGACTGAAAGAGAACGTTATTATGGGTAGGTTAATACCCGCCGGAACCGGTATACCACGTTATCGCCACCTCCGTCTGCATGTAGAGGAGCAGGCCGGCGAGCTGGCGGTACCACAGGCAGATGCTACGCTGGATCTGGATGACGAACAGCAGGCCGCATAG
- the rpsG gene encoding 30S ribosomal protein S7, translating to MPRRREVPKRVILPDPKYNDKTVAKLINILMVGGKKSVAESILYRALDIVESKSGEEAVKALKKCLDNIKPALEVKSRRVGGSTYQVPVEVRPDRRVSLAMRWLIKYSAARSEKTMTEKMAGEILDAFNSRGAAVKKREDTHKMAEANRAFAHYRW from the coding sequence ATGCCGAGGAGACGTGAAGTACCTAAGCGTGTGATTCTGCCGGATCCAAAATATAACGATAAGACTGTTGCTAAGCTGATCAATATTCTGATGGTTGGCGGCAAGAAGAGTGTTGCTGAGTCGATACTGTATCGTGCATTGGATATTGTTGAGAGTAAGTCGGGAGAAGAGGCGGTCAAGGCTCTGAAGAAGTGTCTTGATAATATTAAGCCTGCTCTTGAGGTTAAGTCGCGCCGGGTTGGTGGTTCTACCTATCAGGTTCCGGTTGAGGTTCGTCCTGATCGTCGGGTCTCTTTGGCGATGCGCTGGTTGATCAAGTATTCGGCGGCTCGTTCCGAGAAGACGATGACTGAGAAGATGGCTGGCGAAATTTTGGATGCCTTCAACAGTCGTGGTGCTGCTGTTAAAAAGCGGGAAGATACCCATAAGATGGCAGAGGCAAACCGTGCCTTTGCTCACTATCGTTGGTAG